A single genomic interval of Pochonia chlamydosporia 170 chromosome 7, whole genome shotgun sequence harbors:
- a CDS encoding glucose dehydrogenase (similar to Aspergillus oryzae RIB40 XP_001823346.1): MRMPRDQTPRLTISCGGGSNVWSGELHPRQVWGIARGAFDRIKSQRPYSYRVLLSKTIYFGDMGRRHANPLHNPLHYAAAQLKSGPPVTAAAAERALPMIVGAGAAGCVLASKLSEDEGASVLVLEAGGDNTKVLETKIPLMFSKLFHSDHDWDYYTVEQPAVASRRMYWPRGRIIGGSSSMNAMMYHHCSASDFDEWVSVHGCTGWGYEDLAPHLRCMEKFTPNSARPAIEAANRGNAGQWQTGYSWLSQIVEDGFLPACDDVGIPPNSDINTATGSLGVTRFQTFIDSKGQRSSLATAFLPPKVMNRPNLYVACGAYVTKVLFDRINNKKPTAIGVEFQTTQGGERYQVHAKKEVILSAGAVNTPQTLLLSGIGPEQELKKHSIAPVITNDNVGKQLKDHLCSNGVLCKAKTGSTLDYLASDVKAIPALVQWLLFGTGPLTSNVGEAAAFVRTFDHKFPGSAGVIPKNYTSGDQAPDLEIIGAPIAFIHHGEERPLDDANVFSLAPIGLRPQSSGTISLKTIIDPRYLTDDDDNDRKVLLAGLRLCLKIMRSPAFQKYLDPVPTNDDTSSYWWPYSCSDVDAITDEQLSRYLVERAFTLYHPVGSARMGQTSSNSVVDLECLVHGVDGLRIVDASIFPEQISGHPTAPIAAIAHKASEMIRRSHSVV; this comes from the exons ATGAGAATGCCTCGGGATCAAACACCAAGGCTGACCATCTCGTGCGGGGGTGGATCGAATGTCTGGTCAGGGGAACTCCACCCTCGGCAAGTGTGGGGAATTGCTCGGGGAGCTTTCGATCGTATAAAGAGTCAAAGACCGT ATTCTTACCGAGTTTTGCTGAGCAAAACCATATACTTCGGTGATATGGGTCGACGTCACGCGAATCCGCTGCACAATCCATTGCACTATGCTGCAGCTCAATTGAAATCAGGCCCTCCCgtcaccgccgccgcagccgaGAGAGCTCTCCCAA TGATTGTCGGAGCTGGCGCCGCTGGTTGCGTCCTTGCAAGCAAGCTTTCAGAAGATGAAGGCGCGTCTGTGCTAGTTCTTGAGGCTGGCGGAGATAACACCAAGGTGTTGGAGACCAAAATCCCGCTCATGTTTTCGAAGCTGTTCCACAGCGACCATGACTGGGACTACTATACCGTAGAACAGCCAGCTGTAGCCTCTCGTCGGATGTACTGGCCTCGAGGCCGAATCATCGGTGggtcttcttcaatgaaTGCCATGATGTATCATCACTGCTCGGCTTCCGATTTTGATGAGTGGGTTTCGGTTCATGGCTGCACGGGTTGGGGATATGAAGATCTCGCGCCACACCTGCGATGCATGGAGAAGTTCACGCCGAACTCAGCTCGCCCAGCCATCGAGGCGGCGAACCGTGGAAACGCCGGCCAGTGGCAGACAGGTTACTCTTGGTTGTCGCAGATTGTCGAGGATGGCTTCCTGCCGGCGTGCGATGATGTTGGCATCCCTCCAAATAGCGATATCAATACTGCTACTGGCAGTCTTGGAGTGACAAGATTCCAAACCTTTATTGACAGCAAGGGCCAACGTTCTTCGCTTGCCACGGCGTTCCTCCCCCCAAAGGTTATGAACCGGCCTAATTTGTATGTCGCTTGCGGCGCTTATGTTACCAAAGTCTTGTTTGACCGAATCAACAACAAGAAACCAACAGCCATCGGCGTTGAGTTTCAGACAACCCAAGGTGGTGAGCGATATCAGGTTCATGCCAAAAAGGAAGTAATTCTCTCCGCCGGAGCCGTCAACACTCCCCAGACGCTTCTCTTGAGTGGCATCGGGCCAGAGCAAGAATTGAAAAAGCATTCAATTGCTCCGGTGATTACGAACGATAACGTGGGAAAGCAGCTAAAGGACCACCTTTGCAGCAATGGTGTCCTTTGCAAGGCCAAGACAGGTTCGACTCTTGACTATCTCGCAAGCGATGTCAAGGCCATACCAGCCCTGGTGCAATGGCTACTGTTTGGAACTGGGCCACTGACCAGTAACGTTGGCGAGGCCGCAGCATTTGTCCGAACTTTTGACCACAAGTTTCCAGGATCGGCTGGTGTAATCCCCAAAAACTACACTTCTGGTGACCAAGCCCCAGACCTGGAGATCATTGGTGCGCCGATTGCTTTCATCCATCATGGAGAGGAACGACCTTTAGACGATGCCAATGTCTTTAGTCTCGCTCCAATCGGCCTACGGCCACAGAGCAGTGGTACAATTAGTCTCAAGA ccatcattgatccaAGGTATCtcaccgacgacgacgacaatgacagAAAAGTCTTGCTAGCTGGGCTTCGACTTTGTCTCAAGATAATGCGCAGTCCCGCGTTCCAGAAGTATTTGGACCCTGTCCCAACCAATGATGACACGTCTTCATATTGGTGGCCGTATTCTTGCAGTGATGTTGATGCGATCACCGATGAGCAACTTAGTCGCTATCTGGTTGAGCGGGCCTTTACTCTGTACCATCCGGTCGGTTCTGCTCGAATGGGTCAGACATCATCAAATAGTGTTGTTGACCTTGAGTGTCTTGTGCACGGAGTTGACGGGTTACGAATTGTTGATGCTAGCATCTTCCCAGAGCAGATCAGTGGTCATCCTACCGCACCCATTGCCGCGATCGCGCACAAGGCAAGTGAGATGATTAGAAGAAGTCATTCCGTTGTTTAG
- a CDS encoding heterokaryon incompatibility Het-C (similar to Cordyceps militaris CM01 XP_006674196.1): MSDKFVCFLLLFLAAASTASAFGAGEVPDGSPFKEYVWRHGDIVEVLRFLPVSFITHECFTQLQRRQIYFGNWLRDFSQVVDTTCLENVPEPILRAIVSVLAMLEFGFATDEFEVTRERLGCYTHVEHIDNPRGYDNNARSVDDRLRGPVNPRELEFDPKTGMKNYIAHSGHGWDTSADYVRRQLKKCIDMGRKGREGDHNARKEAFIHLGAALHTLEDFAAHSNFIELCFHEMGETDVFAFVGDMCKVRIPSRLRRGRHVSPLVTGTFGMLDIFHSLLGEADDMAILQSKGSLGELEDNLDYGAMAFDQLFQAIKTGISTLQNFSAENTAVMEQLEAVNMIFRSAKNSPSPTPEPCAEQEDGFMDASVLWQAIEPIFFIHDRMKKWLRENGEAKGFSSANNTGSQMSDYTNKFVFQFLGVVIQSSIKELRNALKAAKVKVDEEAAQSCSAEIYEDGSTASDPSHSDLSKDHFSNVLNPPAGLIATVTTNWTTQQVVKCWDNPTANEDKAINDILSILHHPAFPKKKSKIQDYMFKVVQNWWHDTPKEEQEVILARLSRESVRVRGHEDHKLTMEDVKGKRTGPGQFPGCTCDVRPPRTRESFPLKWAINEAVTDISWALGTMSKCVTVPGGHLVNVAQVISGLVVNTARATGIASRSIIKGARDVAAQWWPFS; this comes from the coding sequence ATGTCGGATAAGTTCGTGTGTTTTCTGCTTTTATTCCTCGCTGCCGCAAGTACTGCCTCTGCGTTTGGAGCCGGTGAGGTACCGGATGGCAGTCCGTTCAAGGAGTACGTGTGGCGCCATGGTGACATTGTTGAGGTCCTTCGCTTCTTGCCTGTCAGCTTCATAACTCACGAGTGTTTTACACAGCTTCAGAGACGCCAAATTTATTTTGGTAATTGGCTTCGAGACTTCTCCCAGGTGGTCGATACTACATGCCTCGAAAATGTGCCAGAGCCAATACTACGAGCTATTGTCTCcgtcttggccatgctgGAGTTTGGCTTTGCGACGGACGAATTTGAAGTTACCAGAGAGCGCCTCGGCTGTTATACTCATGTTGAGCACATTGATAACCCCCGTGGATACGACAACAATGCTAGGTCCGTCGACGACCGTTTGAGGGGGCCCGTCAACCCGAGAGAGCTAGAGTTCGACCCGAAGACGGGCATGAAGAACTATATTGCTCATTCTGGGCACGGCTGGGATACCTCAGCGGACTATGTTCGACGCCAACTCAAGAAATGCATTGACATGGGCCGCAAGGGTCGAGAGGGAGACCACAACGCTCGAAAGGAAGCATTTATTCACCTCGGCGCTGCCCTCCATACGCTGGAAGACTTTGCTGCGCACAGCAACTTTATCGAACTGTGCTTTCATGAAATGGGCGAGACGGACGTTTTTGCATTTGTCGGCGATATGTGCAAGGTGCGAATTCCATCACGTCTTAGGAGGGGTCGACATGTATCGCCGCTCGTAACAGGCACTTTTGGCATGCTGGACATTTTTCACAGTTTGCTTGGGGAAGCAGATGACATGGCGATACTACAGTCGAAAGGCTCGCTTGGAGAACTGGAGGATAACCTGGACTATGGCGCCATGGCCTTTGATCAGTTGTTTCAAGCGATCAAGACAGGCATTTCAACCTTGCAAAATTTTTCCGCCGAAAATACAGCCGTTATGGAGCAATTAGAGGCAGTAAATATGATCTTCCGAAGCGCCAAAAATAGTCCTTCGCCTACGCCAGAACCTTGTGCCGAACAGGAAGATGGTTTCATGGATGCAAGTGTCCTGTGGCAAGCTATTGAACCGATCTTCTTTATTCATGATCGGATGAAAAAATGGCTGAGAGAAAATGGGGAAGCAAAAGGCTTCTCATCTGCGAATAATACAGGGTCGCAGATGAGCGACTATACCAATAAATTTGTCTTCCAATTTCTTGGAGTCGTTATCCAGTCTTCCATCAAAGAGCTGCGGAATGCACtgaaagccgccaaggtcaaggtcgacGAAGAGGCAGCGCAATCCTGCTCGGCTGAAATATACGAGGACGGATCTACAGCGTCAGACCCGAGCCACTCCGACCTGTCCAAGGACCATTTTAGCAACGTGTTGAATCCCCCAGCGGGATTAATTGCCACCGTTACAACTAATTGGACGACGCAACAGGTTGTCAAATGTTGGGATAACCCAACGGCCAACGAAGATAAAGCGATTAACGACATTCTGTCAATTCTTCACCACCCCGCCTtcccaaagaagaagtcgaaaATCCAAGACTACATGTTTAAAGTTGTGCAGAACTGGTGGCATGACACCCCCAAGGAAGAACAAGAGGTTATCCTAGCGAGGCTCAGCCGAGAGAGCGTTAGAGTAAGGGGACATGAGGACCATAAATTGACAATGGAAGACGTCAAAGGAAAACGAACAGGGCCGGGTCAATTTCCTGGCTGCACATGCGATGTCCGTCCACCCAGGACTCGAGAATCCTTCCCCCTGAAATGGGCAATCAATGAGGCAGTTACTGACATTTCGTGGGCTCTCGGCACGATGTCGAAATGCGTAACTGTCCCTGGCGGCCatcttgtcaatgttgctcaAGTGATTAGCGGGCTAGTGGTAAACACAGCTCGTGCTACAGGTATTGCATCTCGATCTATTATAAAGGGGGCACGGGATGTAGCTGCACAATGGTGGCCGTTTAGTTAA